A genomic window from Candidatus Pelagisphaera phototrophica includes:
- a CDS encoding arylsulfatase, which translates to MKHPPAPNKSPVGILIYICILICSASIEARPPNIVVIMTDDQGWGDLSINGNKNLDTPNIDRLADEGITLENFYVCQVCAPTRAEFLTGRYYPRTGVSGVSTGQGRLNYDETTIADVFKKAGYATGAFGKWHNGTQPPYHPINRGFDQYYGFTSGHWGYYFSPPLDHNGQRVRGKGYVVDDFTSKAIEFIETNKESPFFCYVPYNTPHSPMVISDRFYGKFRDADPEMRNRDPEEEDLMMTRAALAMCENIDWNVGRILAKLGELEIDNNTIVIFFSDNGPNSLRWNGDMKGRKGAIDEGGVRSPFFIRWPNEIPAGESIEEISGAIDLLPTLAELASIPAISKYPLDGRSIRPLLLGEARQWEPRPIFSIKNNQVSVRSQRFRLDNNGQLFDIEADRGQRRNVADKYPEIVKELSSQSRQHLKDMQSEFDKYRDRPFTVGYAKSTTLPARDGTPHGEIKRSSKAPNNSFFTHWKRTDDSITWTVEIGKSKEYEAILHYTCVSGNEGSTIQLSSTNGGATQTNILEAFDPPLYDKSIERMAQSHYFVKEFKAISLGTISLSEGRATLALKATQIPGDTAIDVHSIDLIQLD; encoded by the coding sequence ATGAAGCATCCACCAGCACCCAATAAGTCTCCCGTTGGAATCTTAATCTATATTTGTATTCTGATCTGCAGTGCATCGATAGAGGCCCGCCCACCCAATATCGTCGTCATTATGACCGATGACCAAGGTTGGGGCGACCTTAGTATCAATGGAAACAAGAATTTGGATACTCCAAATATTGACCGGTTGGCAGATGAGGGGATCACACTGGAGAATTTCTACGTCTGCCAAGTCTGCGCACCAACTAGGGCTGAGTTCCTTACCGGTCGTTACTACCCTAGGACAGGAGTAAGCGGTGTCTCTACTGGACAGGGGCGCCTAAACTACGACGAAACCACCATTGCCGATGTGTTCAAGAAAGCCGGTTACGCCACAGGAGCCTTTGGCAAATGGCACAACGGCACCCAGCCCCCATATCACCCAATCAATCGCGGATTCGACCAGTATTACGGATTCACTTCGGGACACTGGGGCTACTATTTCAGTCCGCCCCTCGACCATAATGGCCAAAGAGTCCGGGGGAAAGGCTACGTTGTCGACGACTTTACCAGTAAGGCCATCGAGTTTATCGAAACGAATAAGGAATCCCCATTCTTCTGCTACGTTCCTTACAACACGCCCCACTCCCCCATGGTGATATCGGACCGGTTCTACGGAAAATTTCGGGACGCAGACCCGGAAATGCGCAACCGTGATCCCGAAGAGGAGGATCTTATGATGACCCGCGCCGCCCTGGCCATGTGCGAGAACATCGATTGGAATGTGGGTAGGATCTTGGCAAAACTGGGAGAACTGGAAATCGACAACAACACCATCGTAATCTTCTTCTCTGACAACGGTCCCAACTCATTGCGATGGAATGGTGACATGAAAGGCCGAAAAGGAGCCATCGACGAAGGAGGTGTGCGTTCACCTTTTTTTATTCGCTGGCCCAATGAAATCCCTGCGGGAGAGTCGATCGAAGAAATCTCTGGGGCTATCGACCTGCTCCCTACTTTGGCTGAACTTGCAAGCATCCCCGCTATCTCAAAGTACCCCCTCGACGGACGAAGCATTCGCCCACTGCTTTTGGGTGAGGCAAGGCAATGGGAGCCGCGACCCATTTTCTCGATTAAGAACAATCAGGTGAGCGTTCGATCGCAGCGCTTCCGGTTAGACAACAATGGGCAGTTGTTCGACATCGAGGCGGATAGAGGGCAACGGCGAAACGTAGCGGACAAGTATCCGGAAATCGTCAAGGAACTTTCCTCCCAGTCCCGACAGCACTTGAAGGATATGCAATCGGAGTTCGATAAGTACCGAGACCGCCCATTTACAGTCGGCTATGCGAAATCAACGACTCTACCCGCTCGTGACGGTACTCCCCACGGTGAAATTAAACGCAGCTCGAAAGCCCCGAACAATTCTTTTTTTACCCATTGGAAGCGTACTGACGATTCAATCACATGGACTGTCGAGATAGGGAAATCCAAGGAGTATGAAGCCATACTCCACTACACTTGCGTATCTGGAAACGAAGGTTCGACCATTCAACTCTCCTCGACCAACGGAGGAGCGACTCAAACGAATATCCTCGAAGCCTTCGATCCTCCTCTTTACGACAAGTCGATCGAGCGTATGGCCCAATCCCACTACTTTGTTAAAGAATTTAAGGCGATCAGCCTCGGAACAATTTCTTTGAGCGAGGGACGAGCCACCCTGGCGTTGAAAGCAACCCAGATCCCTGGCGACACCGCCATCGACGTCCACTCGATTGACCTCATCCAACTGGACTGA
- a CDS encoding NUDIX domain-containing protein: MENLKISTKALIIRDNSILVVKKSPECSQKYYTLPGGTQKAEETLHRSLAREVFEETGATIDIEELIWTSERRIQPKSKQERITHKIEYIFRCFIKDGYKARMGPIPDSNQTGVRWLSIEKLEQYRIAPKRLRATLNDLLLKLD; encoded by the coding sequence TTGGAGAATCTGAAAATATCAACTAAGGCTTTAATCATAAGGGATAACAGTATTCTTGTAGTCAAAAAATCGCCTGAGTGTAGCCAGAAATATTATACACTCCCTGGTGGTACGCAGAAAGCCGAAGAAACGCTACATAGATCGCTTGCGAGGGAGGTTTTCGAGGAAACGGGCGCTACCATCGATATCGAGGAACTGATTTGGACAAGCGAGCGGAGGATCCAGCCAAAAAGTAAACAGGAACGGATCACTCACAAAATTGAGTACATTTTTCGGTGTTTCATTAAAGATGGATACAAGGCGAGAATGGGTCCTATTCCAGATTCTAATCAAACCGGTGTACGCTGGCTGAGCATCGAAAAACTGGAACAATATCGAATCGCGCCCAAGAGACTGCGGGCCACTCTGAACGATTTACTTTTGAAGTTGGACTAA
- a CDS encoding intermembrane phospholipid transport protein YdbH family protein yields MNSKRKGQLSQILVRGALFGLTCLGGVVLGVYLARIQIAHFLAENALTETGIDEARFEWDRLDSNICTLTDIFIKSDSYTLSVKRLELSYNLKDVWEKRELKSIQLKGVELYYDLTGPSTVDLLEIDTLIKNGIPFPLQSVTIEDAMVILRTDLGETKFDLHLALSQAGGSDIRGEAKVATETESISLDLSISDRIRGSIQATVLDLESTLAANGIEWKGALPFSQEDAIQLTSASIDTYIVFHGITLESASVSANLGPLLVRDFDLDADIKKVQVSLDLLGNEVRNIESNIFLGSLSYDQLFVSDTQVQIFSLDLSDLLIKVPDTQWESTNGENGVFSIVATPVLNDEYSIESYSGELSFSELHSDSFNLAPFDIAFKGDLESATASLGNLVTQAMPWLVIENLKTTIEGLTTESPQIEASAAIVSKELPSFHQKPPLTGRWNLQASLSHGLDKQKASVTITPEEVTRIASLPFATLYGTALLRADLDYWPTDNQATLALNLTAAELATDFDDWSIQGGKASLSISTEPVDLLLMGKHINNTPALIEYAAPLTKYEFNLQGSELNGPSDLVVQWFSAGIRSLGPLPSSPIHSRLELGAGIIQLGTETVNQFSLDSEIKGSCNFFETNTSAALLLENEPVSISLEQSVESGTREFVSKGKYEIKGIHLVSSDILARHLPTLKGSSVSAKITLNGETQAKGKSWDASMHIQLREGGLRLPSQELTIDSVRTDVNFPSILSSTTSPSQTIAADRITIGDIEATQIESAFMIANGSQLSVENAGLSIFEGRVTLDPFTISTTDPKADLLIHFDRLSITPAITMLDFFDGYVSGRLNGTLPIRIEDGYPILGEGYLKLDPSEPAELSYNATGLFTDKGSDPLAKKTLGDKLLERLELEPNALLEDALESLTIQKLRLDLFNKNLPNTPMRIQLEGTADTGDTQIPLNITTNVNGTQAELLNFLTRLDSLGLIADQEPNQ; encoded by the coding sequence ATGAACTCCAAACGGAAAGGACAGCTATCTCAGATACTCGTTCGTGGAGCGCTCTTTGGCCTCACCTGCTTAGGTGGTGTCGTCCTCGGAGTCTATCTAGCACGAATTCAAATTGCTCACTTTCTGGCAGAGAATGCCCTGACCGAAACGGGTATTGACGAAGCACGCTTTGAATGGGATCGACTCGATTCTAACATTTGCACGCTCACGGATATCTTCATAAAATCCGACTCCTATACTCTAAGCGTTAAGCGGCTCGAGCTCAGCTACAATCTCAAAGATGTCTGGGAAAAAAGGGAGTTGAAATCGATTCAACTTAAAGGGGTTGAACTTTACTACGATCTTACCGGTCCCTCTACGGTGGATCTTCTGGAAATCGATACCCTTATCAAAAATGGCATCCCCTTTCCCCTGCAATCCGTTACGATTGAAGACGCGATGGTCATACTTCGAACGGATCTAGGGGAAACCAAATTCGATCTGCATCTCGCCCTTAGTCAGGCTGGAGGTTCGGATATTCGAGGCGAGGCCAAAGTGGCAACTGAGACCGAATCCATCTCCCTCGATCTTTCTATCTCCGACCGTATTCGCGGTTCGATTCAAGCGACCGTTTTAGATCTCGAATCCACACTGGCTGCAAACGGAATCGAATGGAAAGGTGCTCTGCCATTTTCACAAGAAGACGCTATTCAGCTAACCAGCGCATCAATCGATACCTATATCGTTTTCCACGGCATCACACTTGAATCGGCATCCGTCTCGGCAAACTTGGGCCCTTTATTGGTCCGAGACTTTGATCTGGATGCGGATATCAAAAAAGTACAGGTATCTCTTGACCTGCTCGGAAATGAAGTTCGCAATATTGAGTCGAACATTTTCCTTGGTAGCCTTAGCTATGATCAGTTATTTGTATCTGACACTCAAGTACAGATTTTTTCATTAGACCTTAGTGACCTTCTCATCAAGGTACCCGATACGCAGTGGGAATCTACGAACGGCGAAAATGGAGTATTCTCAATCGTTGCGACTCCCGTTTTAAACGATGAATACTCAATCGAAAGCTATTCTGGTGAATTGTCTTTCAGTGAACTGCATAGCGACTCCTTCAATCTTGCTCCCTTCGACATTGCCTTCAAAGGAGATCTAGAATCGGCCACCGCGTCCCTCGGAAATCTTGTGACCCAGGCGATGCCATGGTTGGTAATTGAAAACTTGAAAACCACGATCGAAGGACTTACCACTGAATCTCCCCAAATCGAAGCCTCCGCCGCAATCGTTTCGAAGGAACTCCCATCTTTTCATCAAAAACCGCCTCTAACGGGCAGGTGGAATCTGCAAGCCAGTCTATCGCACGGGCTCGATAAACAAAAAGCCAGCGTCACCATTACCCCGGAAGAGGTAACCAGAATCGCGAGCCTACCTTTCGCAACTCTATACGGGACCGCCCTACTCCGAGCCGACCTAGACTATTGGCCCACAGACAACCAGGCGACTCTGGCCCTGAATTTGACCGCCGCCGAACTAGCAACGGATTTTGATGACTGGTCAATTCAAGGAGGCAAGGCTTCCCTTTCTATCTCAACCGAACCAGTCGATTTGCTCCTGATGGGGAAACACATCAACAACACCCCCGCACTGATTGAGTACGCGGCTCCCTTGACGAAATACGAATTCAACCTTCAAGGATCCGAACTTAACGGTCCATCGGACCTGGTAGTGCAATGGTTTTCAGCCGGAATCCGTTCATTAGGCCCTCTCCCATCATCACCGATACACTCCCGACTCGAGCTCGGAGCCGGCATTATTCAACTGGGAACCGAAACAGTAAATCAGTTCTCACTAGATTCTGAAATCAAGGGATCCTGTAATTTCTTTGAAACTAATACAAGCGCTGCGCTCCTTCTCGAAAACGAACCGGTTTCAATCAGTCTGGAACAGTCTGTGGAATCGGGTACTAGGGAATTTGTATCCAAAGGAAAATACGAGATTAAGGGAATCCATCTCGTCAGTTCTGATATTCTCGCTCGTCACCTGCCCACACTGAAAGGTTCATCCGTTTCTGCAAAGATCACACTCAATGGCGAGACTCAGGCCAAGGGGAAGTCTTGGGATGCCTCCATGCATATTCAACTGCGGGAGGGAGGGCTCCGATTGCCTTCGCAAGAGCTAACGATCGATTCCGTTCGAACCGATGTCAATTTTCCCTCAATCCTCAGCTCAACTACTTCTCCTTCCCAAACAATCGCGGCGGATCGGATTACGATCGGGGATATTGAAGCCACTCAAATTGAATCGGCTTTCATGATCGCTAACGGGTCCCAACTCTCAGTTGAAAACGCCGGGTTATCGATCTTTGAGGGCCGAGTCACTCTTGATCCCTTCACAATCTCTACCACAGATCCAAAGGCGGACTTACTCATACACTTCGATCGCCTCTCGATAACTCCCGCGATTACGATGCTTGATTTTTTTGATGGATACGTGAGCGGTCGACTAAACGGAACGCTGCCAATCCGCATCGAAGATGGATACCCTATTCTCGGCGAGGGATATCTCAAACTGGATCCTAGTGAGCCGGCTGAGTTATCCTACAACGCCACCGGTCTCTTCACCGATAAAGGCTCTGATCCGCTCGCGAAGAAAACGCTAGGGGACAAGTTGCTCGAACGCCTGGAACTTGAGCCGAACGCTTTGCTAGAAGATGCTTTGGAAAGCCTTACCATCCAAAAACTGCGACTCGATCTGTTCAACAAGAACCTGCCAAATACTCCGATGCGAATACAACTCGAGGGAACCGCTGATACCGGGGATACACAAATTCCGCTAAACATCACTACCAATGTAAACGGAACCCAAGCGGAATTGCTCAATTTCCTCACCCGGCTGGACTCGCTCGGTCTCATCGCCGACCAAGAACCTAACCAATAG
- a CDS encoding YdbL family protein, with protein MKIPSWTLIFTIASVTIGLVPQNAMAQNNEVSIKQRMLERIASVDALKLSGSVGENNKGFLEQRAILNPAQTKTMNDENSDRKALYTILANRLGLSVAVVGQGRAESIREKSAPGVWAQQPSGQWSKK; from the coding sequence ATGAAAATACCCAGCTGGACCCTTATCTTTACCATTGCCTCAGTCACTATCGGGCTCGTGCCTCAAAACGCAATGGCTCAAAATAACGAAGTGTCGATCAAGCAACGGATGCTTGAAAGAATCGCAAGCGTCGATGCCTTGAAACTCAGCGGTTCGGTCGGGGAGAACAACAAGGGGTTTCTGGAACAAAGAGCGATTCTCAACCCTGCTCAAACAAAAACCATGAATGATGAGAACAGCGACCGCAAGGCGTTGTACACCATTCTCGCAAACCGGCTCGGGCTTTCCGTGGCGGTCGTGGGACAAGGCAGAGCTGAATCGATTCGCGAAAAATCCGCCCCAGGCGTCTGGGCACAGCAACCTAGCGGACAGTGGTCTAAGAAGTAA
- a CDS encoding SCO family protein: protein MRNNFGVKIWVVVLSLVGSISSLAEDSDLQSSIPFFSEPSLTPKWLGEDQGGAEGFHRIADFELIDQNGHLVGRESLRGKLYLANFFFTTCPGICSTMTGNLKRVQAAFKGNEEIKILSHSVTPDYDSVSLLKEYEAKHGISGDIWHLLTGEKESIYSLARDSYFADDAGSPIENVGESFLHTEKVFLIDRLGRIRGVYNGVMTVDMKRIIDDVKTLLEEH from the coding sequence ATGCGTAACAATTTCGGAGTGAAAATATGGGTCGTAGTCCTGTCTTTAGTTGGATCGATCTCCAGTTTGGCTGAAGATTCCGATCTTCAATCGTCGATTCCCTTCTTTAGCGAACCTAGCCTAACTCCAAAATGGCTTGGCGAAGATCAAGGAGGAGCGGAAGGATTTCACCGTATCGCCGACTTTGAACTTATTGATCAAAATGGCCATTTAGTGGGACGGGAGTCGCTTAGGGGAAAGCTCTACCTAGCGAATTTCTTCTTCACTACGTGTCCAGGTATTTGCTCGACCATGACTGGAAACTTAAAGCGGGTTCAGGCCGCGTTTAAGGGGAATGAGGAGATTAAGATCCTGTCCCATTCGGTAACTCCAGATTACGATTCGGTTTCCTTGCTAAAGGAGTACGAAGCTAAGCACGGAATATCGGGAGATATTTGGCACCTTTTAACAGGAGAGAAGGAATCGATATACAGTTTAGCAAGAGACTCATATTTTGCTGACGATGCGGGGTCCCCGATAGAAAATGTGGGAGAGAGCTTTCTCCATACTGAAAAAGTTTTCCTCATCGATAGACTCGGTAGGATTCGAGGCGTCTACAACGGTGTGATGACCGTCGATATGAAACGTATTATCGACGATGTGAAAACACTCCTGGAAGAGCATTAG
- a CDS encoding toxin-antitoxin system YwqK family antitoxin: MMLRLVVLGFASMAALLSIHSEDTDLVGSNVAEFYRSNGLMVQGGVPYSGITREYYSEGSLQSETLWDNGKREGLYSSWYENGQLKEKRYYRENRKEGEHLGWFENGKLRFQLNFSHGNYHGSCKQWYSDGSHYSLLHYENGEEVGSQQMWEADGRVRANYVVKNGRRYGIIGSKRCVTISE, from the coding sequence ATGATGTTACGTCTTGTCGTTTTGGGTTTCGCTTCTATGGCTGCCTTATTGAGTATCCACTCGGAAGATACTGACTTAGTGGGTTCTAATGTCGCTGAATTTTACAGATCCAATGGATTGATGGTGCAAGGTGGAGTGCCTTATTCTGGAATTACTCGCGAATACTATAGCGAGGGTAGCTTGCAGTCTGAGACTCTCTGGGATAACGGAAAACGTGAAGGGCTTTACTCGAGCTGGTACGAAAACGGCCAATTAAAAGAAAAGCGCTACTACCGCGAAAACCGAAAAGAGGGAGAGCATCTCGGATGGTTTGAGAATGGAAAATTGAGGTTTCAATTAAATTTTTCGCATGGCAACTACCATGGGAGCTGTAAACAGTGGTATTCGGATGGGAGCCATTACTCGTTGTTACATTATGAAAACGGCGAAGAAGTGGGGTCCCAGCAAATGTGGGAGGCGGATGGACGGGTTCGGGCAAATTACGTCGTCAAGAATGGACGCCGGTACGGGATTATTGGTTCTAAGCGATGCGTAACAATTTCGGAGTGA
- a CDS encoding YHYH protein produces MRVFSTLGLLRRVFGLCALGIWLTGLHAELSIERLLEDQAVRLLIKGEKDDTWSVEFSNDLELWQGLGGAGLVVLDGSGEGELVVTLTTEAQFYRATLSEKANRLPAPYNLFSEELTLYVDGEFMVIESSNVPNHPSPYFSQGDDRYEAYNGPNGSFRLNPNSIGSQSFVYRIPLNPAEASNKRSTNLGSIGIAINGVALFNQYAGPNRPLTNEIDSFDQFNGHPQNTGVYHYHIEPLYLTGLEGKDGLVGVLLDGFPVYGPIENGVAVTNAELDEYHGHFHATEEFPDGIYHYHFTDTDPYLNGGEYFGNPGTQTN; encoded by the coding sequence TTGAGAGTTTTCAGTACATTGGGTCTGCTCCGCAGGGTTTTCGGGCTTTGTGCATTGGGAATTTGGCTCACCGGATTGCATGCAGAATTGTCAATAGAAAGGCTCCTTGAAGACCAAGCAGTGCGTCTTTTGATAAAAGGGGAAAAAGATGACACTTGGTCGGTGGAATTCTCAAACGATTTAGAGCTGTGGCAGGGATTGGGCGGGGCCGGATTGGTAGTTCTCGATGGGTCTGGGGAAGGAGAGCTTGTGGTCACCCTGACCACGGAAGCCCAGTTTTATCGAGCAACGCTTTCTGAGAAGGCCAACAGATTGCCGGCTCCCTACAACCTGTTTTCGGAGGAACTGACTCTGTACGTAGACGGAGAGTTTATGGTGATCGAATCTTCCAATGTACCCAACCATCCGAGTCCGTACTTTTCTCAAGGAGATGATCGGTATGAGGCGTACAATGGCCCGAATGGCAGCTTTCGGTTAAACCCAAATTCAATAGGTTCCCAAAGTTTTGTTTACAGAATTCCGCTCAATCCGGCAGAAGCCTCGAACAAGCGCAGCACCAATTTGGGCTCAATTGGAATCGCTATAAACGGGGTCGCTCTATTCAATCAATACGCGGGTCCGAACCGGCCATTGACAAATGAAATCGACAGTTTCGATCAATTTAATGGCCACCCGCAAAATACGGGGGTTTATCATTACCATATCGAGCCGCTCTATCTCACTGGTTTGGAAGGGAAGGATGGGCTTGTAGGTGTACTTCTCGATGGCTTTCCGGTGTATGGTCCAATTGAGAATGGTGTAGCTGTCACCAATGCCGAATTGGATGAGTATCATGGGCACTTTCACGCCACTGAGGAATTTCCTGATGGAATCTACCACTACCACTTCACGGATACAGATCCCTACTTGAATGGTGGAGAGTATTTTGGCAATCCTGGAACGCAAACCAACTAG
- a CDS encoding plastocyanin/azurin family copper-binding protein, whose protein sequence is MKIKLAVTLMSLFGLISLSSVALAETTIELSANDTMQFDSKSFEVPSGEEITLVFTNKGALPKAAMGHNVVILKPGSDVMGFGAGAVAAAATEYVPQSGPLAEQVVANTRLLGPKETDTIKFKLDAPGEYAFICSFPGHYALMKGIITAK, encoded by the coding sequence ATGAAAATAAAATTAGCAGTAACCTTAATGTCGTTATTTGGGCTGATCAGTTTATCCTCGGTCGCTCTCGCAGAAACAACCATAGAGTTGTCTGCTAATGACACGATGCAATTTGATAGCAAATCGTTCGAAGTTCCTTCCGGGGAAGAGATAACGCTTGTTTTCACGAACAAGGGAGCGTTGCCCAAGGCGGCGATGGGGCACAATGTGGTGATCCTCAAGCCAGGCTCGGACGTTATGGGGTTCGGAGCGGGAGCGGTCGCAGCAGCCGCGACTGAATACGTTCCTCAGTCAGGTCCTTTGGCGGAGCAGGTAGTCGCTAACACGAGGTTGCTCGGTCCCAAGGAAACCGACACGATCAAATTCAAGCTAGACGCTCCAGGTGAATACGCATTCATTTGCTCCTTCCCTGGACACTACGCTCTGATGAAGGGCATTATAACGGCCAAGTAA
- a CDS encoding glutathione peroxidase translates to MTTKLLLLAFALLIAAHIPLRGEMIYDITATDLDNETRKLEEFAGKLLLIVNVASKCGFTGQYENLESLYQKYKDDGLVVLGFPCNQFGGQEPGTSEDIKSFCSLTYGVTFPMFEKVDVNGPNQHPLYSFLAGESSPVKGRIKWNFSKFLVGRDGKILERFGSMTNPESSKIKKAIEAAL, encoded by the coding sequence ATGACTACTAAACTTCTGCTGCTAGCTTTCGCCCTGCTCATCGCAGCCCACATCCCCCTCAGAGGAGAAATGATCTACGACATCACCGCCACCGACCTCGACAACGAAACCAGGAAGCTTGAGGAGTTCGCTGGCAAGCTCTTGCTGATTGTGAATGTCGCTTCTAAATGCGGCTTTACCGGACAGTACGAAAACCTCGAATCACTGTATCAAAAGTACAAAGACGACGGCTTGGTTGTTTTAGGATTTCCCTGCAACCAGTTTGGAGGGCAAGAACCGGGGACAAGCGAAGACATTAAGTCTTTTTGCTCGCTCACCTACGGTGTCACTTTCCCTATGTTTGAGAAAGTTGACGTCAACGGACCCAACCAACACCCCCTCTACTCCTTTCTCGCAGGGGAGAGCTCTCCTGTTAAGGGTAGAATAAAGTGGAACTTCAGCAAGTTTTTGGTTGGGCGCGATGGAAAGATCCTCGAGCGGTTCGGCAGCATGACCAATCCCGAATCGAGCAAAATCAAGAAGGCGATCGAGGCTGCGCTTTAA
- the gpmI gene encoding 2,3-bisphosphoglycerate-independent phosphoglycerate mutase, whose product MNEGKKPVLLVIRDGWGANHHKEQDAYNAIKLADTPVSDNLSQNWPRTELAACGLDVGVPLGVMGNSEVGHQNIGAGRIVDQEIVRINKAFETGSIRGNKVLEGAFDRSKDGGKLHYMGIVSDAGVHGLLDHLYGLLGEAKNAGIEQVYIHAFTDGRDTPPHSGKGFIEQIEAKCSELGIGKIASVCGRFWCMDRDNRWDRVSKAYNMLVGKRAAGTSTNASKALSDYYDSPTNDSSTGDEFVPPTSIVDETGKPVANIGNGDAVVFYNYRGDRPREITRAFIEDEFSEFERGEKLDLYYVAMTEWKKGLCENVIFLKPKKMSNILGNYLSSQGLTQYRCAETEKYPHVTFFFNDYTEEPFEGEAWGLANSPKVDTYDETPEMSAEEVKELTKNAILSRKYDFVLVNFANPDMVGHTGNIEAVKLACVKVDHCIGELLEAIDQVNGVALVTADHGNSDQMWDPAVNGPHTAHTLNPVELVIYGKDCENLSLFQEDRRLADIAPTVLELMGLEKPAEMTGISLIVK is encoded by the coding sequence ATGAACGAAGGCAAAAAACCTGTTCTCCTCGTCATTCGCGACGGCTGGGGAGCGAACCACCACAAAGAGCAAGATGCGTACAACGCAATCAAGCTCGCCGATACACCCGTTTCAGACAATTTGAGCCAAAACTGGCCCCGGACCGAGCTTGCCGCCTGCGGTCTGGACGTCGGGGTCCCCCTAGGCGTAATGGGAAACAGCGAGGTCGGACACCAGAATATCGGAGCCGGACGTATCGTTGACCAGGAGATTGTTCGCATCAACAAAGCATTTGAAACGGGATCCATTCGAGGCAACAAAGTGCTCGAAGGGGCATTCGACAGATCTAAGGATGGCGGGAAACTGCACTATATGGGAATCGTCTCGGATGCGGGGGTCCACGGCCTGCTAGATCATCTCTACGGGCTTTTGGGAGAAGCGAAGAATGCAGGTATTGAGCAAGTCTACATACACGCCTTCACGGATGGCCGTGACACCCCGCCACACAGCGGGAAGGGTTTTATCGAGCAAATCGAAGCCAAGTGCTCTGAACTCGGTATCGGAAAGATCGCCAGTGTATGCGGCCGATTCTGGTGCATGGACCGCGACAACCGCTGGGATCGCGTTTCCAAAGCCTACAATATGCTCGTGGGCAAACGCGCGGCGGGAACCTCAACAAACGCATCCAAAGCCCTATCCGATTACTACGACAGTCCCACCAACGACTCTTCTACTGGCGACGAGTTTGTGCCCCCAACTTCGATTGTAGACGAGACCGGCAAACCGGTTGCGAATATAGGAAATGGGGACGCGGTCGTTTTCTATAACTACAGGGGGGACCGCCCCCGCGAAATCACTCGCGCGTTTATCGAGGACGAATTCAGCGAATTCGAACGAGGCGAGAAACTGGATCTTTACTACGTTGCAATGACCGAGTGGAAAAAGGGGCTTTGCGAAAACGTCATCTTTCTAAAGCCCAAGAAAATGAGCAACATTCTCGGCAACTATCTTTCGAGCCAGGGTCTGACCCAATACCGTTGTGCCGAGACCGAGAAGTATCCGCATGTTACGTTCTTCTTCAACGACTATACCGAGGAACCCTTTGAAGGTGAAGCATGGGGGCTAGCAAATAGTCCAAAAGTGGATACGTACGACGAAACCCCGGAAATGTCCGCCGAGGAAGTCAAAGAGCTCACCAAGAATGCGATTCTGTCCAGGAAGTACGATTTCGTTCTCGTGAATTTTGCCAATCCGGACATGGTCGGACACACTGGCAATATTGAAGCGGTCAAACTGGCTTGCGTGAAAGTGGATCATTGCATAGGGGAATTGCTGGAAGCGATTGACCAGGTCAACGGTGTCGCATTGGTGACCGCAGACCACGGCAACAGCGACCAAATGTGGGACCCCGCCGTCAACGGTCCCCACACGGCTCACACTCTCAATCCCGTCGAGCTCGTCATTTATGGCAAAGATTGCGAAAACCTAAGCCTTTTTCAGGAGGACCGTCGCCTCGCAGACATCGCTCCAACTGTTTTGGAGCTTATGGGATTGGAAAAACCTGCCGAGATGACCGGAATTTCCTTGATCGTAAAATAG